In Flavivirga abyssicola, the following are encoded in one genomic region:
- a CDS encoding pirin family protein: MKSNTIKTVGRSDFVNMGPIQLRQPLPSRNIDMVDPFILLHHYGPYDISEDNNPFDLGPHPHRGFEPITFLIQGEQLHRDSLGNESIVKAGDVQWTTAGRGIIHAEAPTKAFVQKGGTLEGIQLWLNLPAEKKMIPANYQHAKNEEFNVVNSEDGKVNIRIVAGELENNYGKISTQTAVNAYVVDVEEGGEHFIEVSKTHQSMLYLLHGEVTVNDSEVLKLNDNQFIQFNQDGNGFSIKGNNTSKLLFLSGEPFNEKVATYGPYVMNTQTEIMEAMRDYQMGKMGFLPAN, translated from the coding sequence ATGAAATCAAATACAATAAAAACAGTAGGGCGGAGTGATTTTGTTAATATGGGACCTATACAGTTAAGACAACCATTACCAAGTCGAAATATTGATATGGTCGATCCGTTTATATTATTACACCATTATGGTCCTTATGACATTTCAGAAGACAATAATCCTTTTGACTTAGGCCCCCATCCACACCGTGGATTCGAACCCATTACATTTTTAATCCAAGGCGAACAATTGCACAGAGACTCTTTAGGGAATGAAAGTATTGTTAAAGCCGGTGATGTACAATGGACAACAGCAGGTCGTGGTATTATTCATGCCGAAGCACCAACAAAAGCGTTTGTACAAAAAGGCGGAACTCTTGAGGGTATTCAATTGTGGTTGAATTTACCAGCTGAAAAGAAAATGATTCCAGCTAATTATCAGCACGCAAAAAACGAAGAATTTAATGTTGTTAATTCTGAAGATGGCAAAGTGAACATTCGAATAGTTGCAGGTGAATTAGAAAATAACTACGGAAAAATAAGTACACAAACCGCTGTAAATGCTTATGTGGTAGATGTTGAAGAAGGAGGTGAACATTTTATAGAGGTTTCAAAAACACATCAGTCGATGTTGTATTTATTACATGGAGAAGTAACCGTTAACGATTCAGAAGTATTGAAACTCAATGACAATCAATTCATTCAATTTAATCAAGATGGAAACGGTTTTTCTATCAAAGGTAATAATACCAGTAAGTTATTGTTTCTTTCCGGAGAACCTTTCAATGAAAAAGTGGCTACTTACGGACCTTATGTCATGAATACACAAACAGAAATTATGGAAGCCATGCGGGATTATCAAATGGGAAAAATGGGGTTTCTTCCAGCTAATTAA
- a CDS encoding MarR family winged helix-turn-helix transcriptional regulator: protein MGDFSKDINSKFPNNRIKALLNIIYTASWITSYQNDFFKPFGISPQQYNILRILNGAKEPLKVQVIKDRMLERSPNATRLMDKLCAKDYIKRIPSEHDRRVVKIVITDEGKKLLASIPHTINKDLLKNLNEAEAEQLSNLLDKMR, encoded by the coding sequence ATGGGAGATTTCTCTAAAGATATCAATTCAAAATTTCCAAATAACAGAATTAAAGCCTTGTTGAATATTATATATACAGCAAGTTGGATAACGAGTTATCAGAATGATTTCTTTAAACCATTTGGGATATCTCCCCAACAGTACAATATTTTAAGAATATTAAATGGTGCTAAAGAACCTTTAAAGGTACAGGTGATTAAGGACAGAATGTTGGAACGTTCACCGAATGCCACTAGATTAATGGATAAATTATGTGCCAAGGATTATATTAAGCGCATACCTTCAGAGCATGACAGACGTGTTGTTAAAATAGTTATTACAGATGAAGGAAAAAAGCTTTTAGCGTCCATTCCACATACCATTAACAAAGATTTATTAAAAAATTTAAACGAAGCCGAAGCAGAGCAATTAAGTAATCTGCTTGATAAAATGCGATGA
- a CDS encoding NADPH-dependent FMN reductase — MKNIIAFAGSNSKNSINHQLATYASSLVENVKVNILDLNDFELPLYGIDYEIDHGIPDNAHKFLDAIKASDGIILSLAEHNGAYSTVFKNLFDWMSRIDGKLWSEKPMLLMATSPGGRGGATVLDIAKGRFAYMGGHIIEDFSFPSFNDNFTDGKITNEALNSDLKNKVASFQNKL; from the coding sequence ATGAAAAACATCATAGCATTTGCAGGAAGTAATAGTAAAAACTCAATAAATCATCAATTGGCAACATATGCTTCAAGTTTGGTTGAAAATGTAAAGGTTAACATTTTAGATCTTAACGATTTTGAATTACCTCTGTATGGCATTGATTACGAAATAGATCATGGTATTCCAGATAATGCACATAAATTTTTAGACGCCATAAAAGCATCAGATGGTATTATTTTATCATTAGCAGAACATAACGGTGCTTATTCTACAGTATTTAAAAATCTGTTTGATTGGATGTCTCGAATAGATGGTAAGTTATGGAGTGAGAAGCCTATGCTATTAATGGCAACATCACCAGGCGGTAGAGGAGGAGCAACTGTTTTGGATATAGCGAAAGGTCGTTTTGCTTATATGGGAGGACATATTATTGAAGACTTTTCTTTTCCTTCATTCAATGACAACTTTACGGATGGAAAGATTACCAATGAAGCACTGAATTCTGATTTGAAGAACAAAGTAGCATCTTTTCAAAATAAATTATAA
- a CDS encoding pirin family protein: MKTIIHKSDTRGYANHGWLKSHHTFSFASYQDAERMNFGALRVLNDDVVQPKMGFGTHSHQNMEIISVPLKGALSHKDSMGNKRAIEVGEVQVMSAGTGLTHSEFNDSKTDDVNFLQLWIIPEEMGVTPNYEQRKFDVLAQKNTLQTVVAPKDKLEGEALPISQQAYIYRSDLDSGHEVTLSPKSGNNGFYIFLIEGEIEVDDQTLENRDAIGVYETDTVLVKSKANSTILIIEVPMN; this comes from the coding sequence ATGAAAACAATAATTCACAAATCAGATACAAGAGGATATGCCAATCACGGTTGGTTAAAATCACATCATACATTTAGTTTTGCCAGTTATCAAGATGCAGAACGCATGAATTTTGGAGCGCTTCGTGTGCTTAATGATGACGTAGTACAACCAAAAATGGGCTTTGGTACACATTCGCACCAAAACATGGAAATTATTTCGGTACCATTAAAAGGCGCACTATCACACAAAGATAGCATGGGAAATAAACGTGCTATTGAAGTAGGAGAAGTGCAAGTAATGAGTGCAGGTACTGGTTTAACACACTCAGAATTTAATGATAGTAAAACAGACGACGTTAACTTTTTACAGCTTTGGATCATACCCGAAGAAATGGGCGTTACTCCAAACTATGAACAAAGAAAATTTGATGTTCTAGCTCAGAAAAATACGTTACAAACTGTAGTTGCACCGAAAGATAAATTAGAAGGCGAGGCATTACCTATTAGTCAACAAGCTTATATATACCGTTCAGATTTAGATTCGGGGCATGAAGTCACACTGAGTCCAAAAAGTGGAAATAATGGTTTTTATATCTTTTTAATTGAAGGGGAGATAGAAGTTGACGACCAAACCCTTGAAAATAGAGATGCTATTGGTGTTTATGAAACAGATACGGTTTTAGTAAAATCTAAGGCAAACTCTACAATATTAATTATTGAAGTACCAATGAATTAA
- a CDS encoding CAL67264 family membrane protein encodes MAMNKNTVLAWATWVMIFVGLALIGLGAFRYDDVAGWGFAAVGVGFFANAWVFNALKGRV; translated from the coding sequence ATGGCAATGAATAAGAACACTGTGTTAGCTTGGGCTACGTGGGTAATGATTTTTGTAGGACTAGCATTGATTGGTCTCGGAGCTTTTAGATATGATGATGTAGCTGGCTGGGGCTTCGCTGCAGTAGGAGTAGGCTTTTTTGCTAATGCATGGGTATTTAATGCTTTAAAAGGAAGGGTTTAG
- a CDS encoding acyl-CoA carboxylase subunit beta, translating into MDINFNKNEDHNKLLLSELNKRLAKVSLGGGKARIEKLHAKGKMTARERINYLLDAKSKSVEIGAFAGEDMYIEHGGCPSGGVVIKMGYIKGKQCIVVANDATVKAGAWFPITGKKNLRAQEIAIENKLPIIYLVDSAGVYLPLQDEIFPDKEHFGRIFRNNAIMSSMGITQIAAVMGSCVAGGAYLPIMSDEALIVDKTGSIFLAGSYLVKAAIGESIDNETLGGATTHCEISGVTDYKAKDDKDALDTIKNIIDKIGDYDKAGFNRSDSKKPKENIEDIYGILPKSRADQYDMYEIIKRLIDNSEFDEYKAGYGQTIITCYARIDGWAVGIVANQRKLVKTKKGEMQFGGVIYNDSADKATRFIANCNQKKIPLVFLQDVTGFMVGSKSEHGGIIKDGAKMVNAVSNSVVPKFTIVIGNSYGAGNYAMCGKAYDPRLIVAWPSAELAVMSGNSAAKVLLQIEKASLEKQGEKITPEKEEALFKKIKDRYDNQVSPYYAAARIWTDAIIDPLDTRHWISMGIEAANHAPIEKQFNLGVLQV; encoded by the coding sequence ATGGATATTAACTTCAATAAAAACGAAGATCATAATAAACTTTTACTCTCAGAATTAAATAAACGTTTAGCTAAAGTAAGCCTTGGTGGTGGTAAAGCTCGTATTGAAAAACTACATGCTAAAGGAAAAATGACAGCAAGAGAGCGTATTAATTATCTTTTAGATGCCAAGTCGAAGTCTGTTGAAATTGGTGCTTTTGCTGGAGAAGATATGTATATCGAACATGGTGGTTGTCCATCGGGTGGTGTTGTTATAAAAATGGGGTATATCAAAGGGAAGCAATGTATCGTCGTAGCTAATGATGCTACAGTGAAGGCGGGAGCCTGGTTTCCTATAACTGGAAAAAAGAATTTACGCGCTCAGGAAATTGCTATCGAAAACAAACTTCCTATTATTTATTTAGTGGATTCTGCCGGTGTGTATTTGCCACTTCAGGATGAAATATTTCCAGATAAAGAACATTTTGGACGTATTTTTAGAAATAACGCTATTATGAGTAGCATGGGTATTACCCAAATTGCTGCTGTTATGGGAAGCTGTGTTGCTGGAGGCGCTTATTTGCCTATTATGAGTGACGAGGCTTTAATTGTTGATAAAACAGGAAGTATCTTTCTTGCTGGTAGTTATCTGGTAAAGGCTGCGATTGGAGAGAGTATAGATAATGAGACTTTAGGGGGAGCAACAACGCATTGTGAGATTTCTGGAGTGACTGATTATAAAGCTAAGGACGATAAAGATGCTTTAGATACCATCAAAAACATTATAGATAAAATTGGTGATTATGATAAAGCAGGCTTTAACAGAAGTGATTCAAAAAAACCAAAAGAAAACATTGAAGATATCTACGGTATTTTACCGAAGTCCAGAGCTGATCAATACGATATGTATGAGATCATAAAGCGATTGATTGATAATTCTGAATTTGATGAATATAAAGCTGGCTACGGACAAACCATTATTACTTGTTATGCGAGAATTGATGGCTGGGCTGTTGGCATTGTTGCTAACCAACGTAAACTTGTAAAAACAAAAAAGGGTGAAATGCAATTTGGAGGGGTTATCTATAATGATAGCGCAGACAAGGCAACACGTTTTATTGCAAATTGTAATCAGAAAAAAATCCCATTAGTGTTTTTACAGGATGTTACCGGGTTTATGGTTGGTAGTAAAAGTGAGCACGGAGGCATTATTAAAGATGGTGCAAAAATGGTAAATGCGGTTAGTAATTCTGTGGTTCCAAAATTTACGATTGTCATTGGTAATAGCTATGGTGCTGGTAATTATGCTATGTGCGGAAAGGCTTATGATCCTAGATTAATTGTTGCATGGCCAAGTGCTGAACTGGCGGTAATGAGTGGAAATTCGGCTGCCAAAGTATTATTACAAATTGAAAAAGCATCGTTAGAAAAACAAGGTGAAAAGATTACTCCCGAAAAAGAGGAAGCGCTTTTCAAAAAAATAAAAGACCGATACGACAATCAAGTATCTCCATATTATGCTGCTGCACGTATTTGGACGGATGCTATTATTGATCCCCTAGATACACGACATTGGATTAGTATGGGTATTGAAGCCGCTAATCATGCACCTATTGAAAAGCAATTTAATTTAGGAGTATTACAGGTATAA
- a CDS encoding coiled-coil domain-containing protein, giving the protein MSDDFDLLETNSNEKTEKVDVNWGKAIDTMKSKLSQEDDPEVRQKILNATLDDVVHMAEKDRSTLLDAIKDLTDYQDEVGIIFEKFSALNATEQKVIDDAQKALERAKIELEDAEAKPDTWWNNLWGRKSKIKKAQEALKIAEKTRAAADNKAKAMFQERIESADIQTLLSELSYKSQAAVSRLKNREVEIKEVEDKLQDAIVEATKNHTKALEKKKEVEAKLEEQYALLKQARQELEDIADKQSADYAQAVGKVTTLEQKVEELEGLKNAYTTLAASKDSFVHKHNLTIKVLTSLRSNLQTHRAKLKSDTEERLKYYDGYVVALKARTDQEFAAILEHLGVKTDEHIGETLASMHTASAKARQDMMDNIPVHEKVMQGVYSSYAEALQEIRAKDSDIQKNFAERYGIDMKEIFEDYYKVDPNKASEGDNGEPEGKPKPESSDDDLLS; this is encoded by the coding sequence ATGTCTGACGATTTTGATTTATTGGAAACCAATTCTAACGAGAAAACAGAAAAAGTAGATGTTAATTGGGGAAAAGCCATTGACACTATGAAATCTAAATTGTCTCAAGAAGATGATCCGGAAGTTCGACAAAAAATATTAAATGCCACCTTAGATGATGTGGTGCACATGGCAGAAAAAGATAGATCAACGCTTTTAGATGCTATTAAAGATTTAACCGACTATCAGGATGAAGTTGGTATTATTTTCGAAAAATTCTCAGCACTTAATGCCACTGAGCAAAAAGTAATTGACGATGCACAAAAAGCGTTAGAGCGTGCTAAAATAGAATTAGAAGACGCCGAAGCAAAGCCAGACACCTGGTGGAATAACTTATGGGGGCGCAAAAGCAAAATAAAAAAGGCGCAAGAAGCGCTTAAAATTGCAGAAAAAACACGTGCAGCTGCAGATAATAAAGCAAAAGCCATGTTTCAAGAGCGTATTGAAAGTGCAGATATCCAGACACTATTAAGCGAATTATCATATAAATCTCAAGCAGCCGTAAGCAGATTAAAAAATCGTGAAGTAGAGATTAAGGAAGTAGAAGATAAGTTGCAAGATGCTATTGTAGAAGCCACTAAAAATCATACAAAAGCCTTAGAAAAAAAGAAAGAAGTAGAGGCGAAGCTAGAAGAGCAATACGCCTTATTAAAACAAGCAAGACAAGAACTTGAAGATATTGCAGATAAACAATCTGCAGACTATGCACAAGCCGTTGGTAAAGTAACAACTCTAGAGCAAAAAGTAGAAGAATTAGAAGGTTTAAAAAACGCTTATACCACTTTAGCAGCAAGTAAAGATAGTTTTGTGCACAAGCATAATTTAACCATTAAAGTATTAACCTCTTTACGTAGCAACTTGCAAACGCATCGTGCAAAATTAAAGAGTGATACGGAAGAGCGTTTAAAATATTATGACGGTTATGTAGTCGCTTTAAAAGCACGAACCGATCAGGAGTTTGCAGCCATTTTAGAACACCTTGGCGTAAAAACAGACGAACATATAGGTGAAACTCTAGCATCTATGCATACAGCAAGTGCTAAAGCACGTCAAGATATGATGGATAATATTCCAGTTCATGAAAAAGTAATGCAAGGTGTGTACAGTAGCTATGCAGAGGCCTTACAGGAAATTCGTGCAAAAGATAGCGATATTCAAAAGAATTTTGCAGAACGTTATGGTATCGATATGAAAGAGATTTTTGAAGATTATTATAAGGTCGATCCTAATAAAGCATCAGAAGGAGATAACGGAGAACCAGAAGGGAAACCAAAGCCAGAATCAAGTGACGACGATTTATTGAGCTAA
- the ettA gene encoding energy-dependent translational throttle protein EttA — protein MSDDKKVIFSMSGLTKTFQGANTPVLKNIYLSFFYGAKIGILGLNGSGKSTLLKIIAGVDKNYQGDVTFLQDYSVGFLEQEPKLDDDKTVMEVVREGAAETVAILDEYNKINDMFGLEEVYSDPDKMEKLMNRQAELQDQIDAANAWELDTKLEIAMDALRTPDGDKKISVLSGGEKRRVALCRLLLQEPDVLLLDEPTNHLDAESVHWLEHHLAQYKGTVIAVTHDRYFLDNVAGWILELDRGEGIPWKGNYSSWLDQKSKRLAQESKSASKRQKTLERELEWVRQGAKGRQTKQKARLKNYDKLMSQDQKQLDEKLEIYIPNGPRLGTNVIEATGVSKGYDDKLLYDDLNFNLPQAGIVGVIGPNGAGKTTIFRMIMGEETPDKGEFKVGETAQIAYVDQSHANIDPEKSIWQNFSDEQELVMMGGKQVNSRAYLSRFNFSGSEQNKKVKLLSGGERNRLHLAMTLKEEGNVLLLDEPTNDLDVNTLRALEEGLENFAGCAVVISHDRWFLDRICTHILAFEGDSQVYFFEGSFSDYEENKKKRLGGDLMPKRIKYKKLVR, from the coding sequence ATGAGTGACGATAAGAAAGTAATTTTTTCAATGTCTGGTTTAACCAAGACATTTCAAGGTGCCAACACACCCGTATTAAAAAATATTTATTTAAGCTTCTTTTATGGAGCTAAAATTGGAATTTTAGGTCTTAATGGTTCGGGTAAATCCACATTATTAAAAATCATAGCAGGCGTTGATAAAAATTACCAAGGAGATGTTACCTTTTTACAAGATTACTCCGTTGGATTTTTAGAGCAAGAACCAAAACTGGATGATGATAAAACAGTGATGGAAGTAGTGCGAGAAGGCGCAGCTGAAACTGTTGCGATTCTTGATGAATACAATAAAATTAACGACATGTTTGGTTTGGAAGAAGTGTATTCCGATCCAGATAAAATGGAGAAGTTAATGAACCGTCAGGCAGAACTTCAAGATCAAATTGATGCTGCCAATGCCTGGGAACTAGACACCAAACTAGAAATCGCTATGGATGCCTTACGTACTCCAGATGGTGATAAGAAAATTAGTGTACTTTCAGGAGGTGAAAAACGCCGTGTCGCTTTATGTCGTTTACTTTTACAAGAACCAGACGTATTGTTATTAGATGAGCCTACCAACCACTTAGATGCAGAGTCGGTTCACTGGTTAGAACATCATTTAGCACAATATAAAGGAACTGTAATTGCAGTAACGCACGATAGATACTTTTTGGATAATGTAGCGGGTTGGATCTTAGAGTTGGATAGAGGAGAAGGTATCCCATGGAAAGGAAACTATTCCTCTTGGTTAGATCAGAAATCAAAGCGTTTAGCACAGGAGAGTAAATCGGCATCTAAACGTCAAAAAACCTTAGAACGTGAGTTAGAATGGGTAAGACAAGGTGCCAAAGGCCGTCAGACCAAACAAAAAGCACGTTTAAAGAATTACGATAAGTTAATGAGTCAAGATCAGAAACAACTTGACGAAAAACTAGAAATATACATCCCTAATGGCCCAAGATTAGGAACCAATGTTATTGAAGCTACTGGGGTTAGCAAAGGGTATGACGATAAATTACTATACGATGATTTAAACTTTAATCTGCCACAGGCAGGTATCGTTGGTGTTATTGGGCCTAATGGTGCTGGAAAAACCACTATTTTTAGAATGATAATGGGTGAAGAAACGCCAGATAAAGGAGAATTTAAAGTAGGGGAGACGGCTCAAATAGCTTATGTAGACCAAAGTCATGCAAACATAGACCCAGAAAAATCAATTTGGCAAAACTTTAGCGATGAGCAAGAGTTGGTCATGATGGGAGGAAAGCAAGTAAATTCACGAGCTTATTTAAGTCGTTTTAATTTCTCAGGAAGCGAACAAAATAAGAAAGTAAAATTACTTTCCGGAGGAGAAAGAAACCGTTTGCACCTTGCCATGACACTTAAAGAAGAAGGCAACGTATTGCTTTTGGATGAGCCAACAAACGATCTTGATGTCAATACATTGAGAGCATTAGAAGAAGGCCTGGAAAATTTTGCTGGCTGTGCCGTAGTCATATCGCACGATAGATGGTTTTTAGATAGAATATGCACGCATATCCTAGCTTTCGAAGGGGATTCTCAAGTCTATTTCTTTGAAGGTAGTTTTAGTGATTACGAAGAAAATAAAAAGAAACGACTAGGAGGTGATTTAATGCCAAAACGAATAAAGTACAAAAAACTAGTAAGATAA